From a region of the Sulfuriferula plumbiphila genome:
- a CDS encoding 6-phosphofructokinase yields the protein MAKKNAFYAQSGGVTAVINASACGVIQTARKHKDKIGKVYAGRNGIIGALTEDLIDTSKETDAAIAALRSTPSGAFGSCRFKLKSLEANKREYERLIEVFKAHNIGYFFYNGGGDSADTCFKVSQLSESMGYPIQAIHVPKTVDNDLPITDCCPGFGSVAKYIAVSTLEASFDVRSMAKTSTRVFVIEVMGRHAGWIAAAGGLVADQGIPVVILFPEIEFDQKKFLAAVKKKVDASGYCTIVVSEGCHYPDGKFLAEQGTRDAFGHAQLGGAAPVVANMIKLAHGYKFHWAVADYLQRSARHIASKTDVKQAYELGKKAVELAIKGHNSVMPTVDRISDSPYKYKIGMAPLSKVANVEKFMPRDFISKDGYGITEKCRRYLAPLIQGEDYPRYEDGLPQYVTLKNVAVAKKLKAFEI from the coding sequence ATCAACGCATCGGCCTGCGGCGTGATTCAAACTGCGCGCAAGCACAAGGACAAGATCGGCAAGGTCTATGCAGGCCGCAACGGCATTATCGGTGCGCTGACCGAAGACCTGATTGATACCAGCAAGGAAACCGACGCTGCCATTGCCGCGCTGCGCTCCACTCCCTCCGGTGCTTTCGGCTCGTGCCGCTTCAAGCTGAAAAGCCTGGAAGCCAACAAGCGCGAATACGAGCGGCTGATTGAGGTGTTCAAGGCGCATAACATCGGCTACTTTTTCTACAATGGCGGCGGCGATTCCGCTGATACCTGCTTCAAGGTCTCGCAGTTGTCCGAATCCATGGGCTACCCGATCCAGGCCATCCACGTACCCAAGACCGTGGACAATGACCTGCCCATTACCGACTGCTGTCCCGGTTTTGGATCCGTTGCCAAATACATCGCCGTGTCCACGCTGGAGGCCTCGTTTGACGTGCGTTCCATGGCCAAGACCTCGACCAGGGTTTTTGTCATCGAAGTGATGGGACGTCACGCCGGCTGGATTGCCGCTGCTGGCGGCCTGGTGGCTGACCAGGGTATTCCGGTGGTGATCCTGTTCCCGGAAATCGAATTCGATCAGAAAAAATTCCTCGCGGCGGTGAAGAAAAAAGTCGATGCATCCGGCTACTGCACGATCGTGGTGTCCGAAGGCTGCCACTACCCCGACGGCAAATTCCTTGCCGAACAGGGCACCCGCGATGCCTTCGGTCATGCCCAGCTCGGTGGCGCAGCGCCGGTAGTGGCCAACATGATCAAACTGGCTCACGGTTACAAGTTCCACTGGGCGGTGGCGGATTACCTGCAACGCTCGGCACGCCACATCGCCTCCAAGACCGATGTGAAGCAGGCCTACGAGCTGGGAAAAAAGGCCGTCGAGCTGGCGATCAAGGGACATAATTCGGTGATGCCCACGGTGGATCGCATCTCTGATTCTCCCTACAAATACAAGATCGGTATGGCGCCCCTGTCCAAGGTCGCCAACGTCGAGAAATTCATGCCACGTGACTTCATCAGCAAGGACGGCTACGGGATTACCGAAAAATGCCGCCGTTACCTGGCGCCACTGATTCAGGGAGAGGACTATCCCAGATATGAAGACGGTCTGCCGCAATATGTGACACTGAAGAATGTGGCGGTGGCGAAAAAATTGAAGGCGTTTGAAATTTGA